From Pseudomonas sp. LS1212, the proteins below share one genomic window:
- a CDS encoding DUF3015 domain-containing protein has protein sequence MKRILLGTLFTAVSINAMAQAPGGPDCGWGNLLFEGQRGTPAHFLASTTNGTSGNATFGMTSGTNGCSTTAALTYGGKSWIAMNGMMNELSEDMAKGQGEALTTYAVVLGVAPEDRAHFAAVTHQHFQEIFKSADTTAEDVHTNTMAVLKSDPRLAKYATQA, from the coding sequence ATGAAACGGATTCTTCTGGGTACTCTGTTCACCGCGGTCTCGATCAATGCCATGGCCCAGGCGCCCGGTGGACCGGACTGCGGTTGGGGCAACTTGCTGTTCGAAGGCCAGCGTGGCACCCCGGCTCACTTCCTTGCATCCACAACCAACGGTACCTCCGGCAACGCAACATTCGGCATGACCTCAGGCACCAACGGCTGTTCGACCACTGCCGCGTTGACCTACGGCGGCAAATCCTGGATTGCCATGAACGGCATGATGAACGAGCTTTCCGAAGACATGGCCAAGGGCCAGGGCGAAGCGCTGACAACCTATGCCGTCGTGCTGGGCGTGGCACCGGAAGATCGCGCGCATTTCGCCGCGGTCACCCACCAGCACTTCCAGGAAATCTTCAAAAGCGCCGATACCACTGCCGAGGATGTTCACACCAACACCATGGCCGTGCTGAAAAGCGACCCGCGTCTGGCCAAATACGCAACCCAGGCTTAA